A window of Patescibacteria group bacterium contains these coding sequences:
- a CDS encoding YtxH domain-containing protein — translation MSCNNCNGGSLIGGIVLGALIGAALGILYAPKSGKETREDIKKKANEWKEAGMEKADELKEAGMKKAQEISEQTKTGVNEFKKRARRVVKEISKPIENS, via the coding sequence ATGTCATGCAACAATTGCAACGGTGGCAGTTTAATCGGAGGAATCGTTTTAGGCGCTTTAATTGGAGCTGCCTTAGGAATTTTATATGCGCCAAAATCAGGAAAAGAAACTAGAGAAGATATTAAGAAAAAAGCTAATGAATGGAAAGAAGCTGGAATGGAAAAAGCTGATGAATTAAAAGAAGCAGGCATGAAAAAAGCGCAAGAAATTTCAGAGCAAACAAAAACTGGAGTAAATGAATTTAAAAAAAGAGCTAGAAGAGTTGTAAAAGAAATTAGCAAACCTATCGAAAATTCCTAG
- a CDS encoding FxLYD domain-containing protein yields MAKQIPHEEYIEYEQKQVSKDFDRKRMILKYEKTVMIAIIVVVVLIVSATIGFLVYRQNKPIENQAINQTVEAPPAGFAITTKQVDIIKESENKYDAFLRVVDSDQNWGVSKLDYKISLKGADKSVVGERTGVTYILPNQEKSIIELGIDTTAAAASVTTDLQIKEVQKLTESPALNFTTENLAYQVADNKSKVTGTIVNQTLFGFPEIMINVLVYEENKLVGYNYTTVNDLTPNQKRDFTVFWRKDLNVKNPKIVVEPYVNPFNSQPFLDIYSQGQMLEY; encoded by the coding sequence ATGGCCAAACAAATTCCACATGAAGAATATATAGAATATGAACAAAAGCAAGTTTCAAAAGATTTTGATCGAAAAAGAATGATTTTGAAATATGAAAAAACTGTTATGATAGCAATAATTGTTGTAGTTGTTTTAATTGTTTCGGCAACAATTGGTTTTCTAGTCTATCGCCAAAACAAACCAATCGAAAATCAGGCAATCAATCAAACTGTTGAAGCTCCTCCAGCAGGTTTTGCAATCACTACCAAACAAGTTGACATTATAAAAGAAAGTGAAAATAAATATGATGCTTTTCTTAGAGTTGTTGATTCTGACCAGAATTGGGGAGTGTCAAAATTAGATTATAAAATTTCGTTGAAAGGAGCTGACAAAAGTGTTGTTGGCGAAAGAACAGGAGTAACCTACATTTTGCCAAATCAAGAAAAATCAATTATTGAACTTGGAATTGATACTACAGCAGCAGCAGCCTCAGTTACAACTGATTTACAAATTAAAGAAGTTCAAAAATTAACTGAATCGCCAGCATTAAATTTTACAACCGAAAATTTAGCTTATCAGGTCGCGGATAACAAAAGCAAAGTTACTGGCACAATTGTCAATCAAACACTTTTTGGTTTTCCTGAAATTATGATTAATGTCTTAGTTTATGAAGAAAATAAATTAGTTGGCTATAATTATACAACTGTCAATGATTTGACTCCAAATCAAAAAAGAGATTTTACAGTTTTCTGGCGCAAAGATCTCAATGTTAAAAATCCCAAAATAGTAGTTGAACCATACGTTAATCCATTTAATTCTCAGCCATTCTTAGATATTTACAGTCAAGGACAGATGCTGGAATATTAA